A single window of Columba livia isolate bColLiv1 breed racing homer chromosome 16, bColLiv1.pat.W.v2, whole genome shotgun sequence DNA harbors:
- the TTPAL gene encoding alpha-tocopherol transfer protein-like encodes MSGDSDCTRTSPSAGSPSDNEFLPDRPKYVCSLSPDLITKAREELQEKPEWRLRDVQALRDMVCKDYPSLGTCLDDAFLLRFLRARKFDYDRALQLLVNYHTCRRSWPEVFDNLKPSAIKPVLESGFVTVLPRLDPEGRHIVCIRPDRWTPSNYPITENIRAIYLTLEKLIQSEETQVNGIVILADYKGVSLSKASHFGPFVAKKVIGILQDGFPIRIKAVNIINEPRIFKGIFAIIKPFLKEKIANRVFLHGSDLNSLHQNIPPVILPEEYGGTSGKLDISAWNELLLASEADFLHDFSQLVFPCDSSPHDMLVSGDAEEKQCDDSLRGMKPQLYYCY; translated from the exons ATGTCAGGAGACAGCGACTGCACCAGGACAAGTCCATCAGCGGGGTCTCCATCAGACAATGAATTCTTGCCAGATCGGCCAAAGTACGTTTGCTCACTCTCTCCTGATCTCATTACCAAAGCCCGGGAAGAGCTCCAAGAGAAACCTGAATGGAGGCTCCGTGATGTGCAGGCGCTCCGAGATATGGTGTGCAAAGACTATCCCTCCCTGGGCACCTGCCTGGACGACGCTTTTTTGCTAAGATTCCTCAGAGCCAGGAAATTCGATTACGATCGAGCGCTTCAGCTTCTGGTGAACTACCACACTTGCAGGAGGAGCTGGCCTGAGGTCTTTGATAACTTGAAGCCATCTGCAATAAAGCCTGTCCTAGAGTCTGGTTTTGTCACCGTGCTGCCTCGTCTGGACCCAGAGGGACGCCACATCGTCTGCATCCGTCCAG ACAGATGGACACCCAGTAATTATCCGATTACTGAGAACATTCGTGCCATATACTTAACGTTAGAAAAACTCATTCAGTCCGAAGAGACCCAGGTGAATGGAATTGTAATCCTGGCAGACTACAAAGGAGTCAGCTTATCTAAGGCGTCTCATTTTGGTCCTTTTGTAGCCAAAAAAGTGATTGGAATTCTTCAG GATGGATTCCCCATTCGAATAAAAGCTGTTAACATAATAAATGAGCCTCGTATATTCAAAGGCATTTTTGCAATCATCAAGccttttctgaaggaaaagatAGCAAATCGG GTTTTTCTTCATGGCTCTGATCTGAATTCCCTTCATCAAAACATTCCTCCAGTGATCCTTCCCGAAGAGTACGGTGGTACTTCGGGGAAGCTGGACATCTCCGCATGGAACGAGCTGTTGCTGGCTTCTGAAGCGGACTTTCTGCATGATTTCTCCCAGCTGGTTTTCCCATGTGACAGCTCTCCCCATGACATGCTAGTGAGTGGGGATGCTGAGGAAAAGCAATGTGATGATTCTCTGCGAGGCATGAAACCGCAGCTCTATTACTGTTATTAA